One stretch of Vibrio kanaloae DNA includes these proteins:
- a CDS encoding helix-turn-helix domain-containing protein gives MFKKQQNLCESVIDVMKPKTTWQDEVFLAEHCKERFLTVEDIPEMKSCGVYMGGMAKLYDAYWVERESVNVHTLIFTQEGGGILTTSTSVQAITPYTLVVLPAGTSFRFELDPQYNYWKMAWMLTPDTLQWQHIAGLGQSIVPFGECEQVWSLMNLIHFEIGGRASYRKLLMSEIIRTLTGFEPKSTNTTARVQALYNEIESSLHLTWTVAGMAERVFISEEQLNRVTKLLFNVSPRSKLIQLRMDKATSLLKHQDWSVSMIANRLGYKDPYNFSHRFKKHFGLSPSQYRKSHRVTS, from the coding sequence ATGTTTAAAAAACAACAAAACCTGTGCGAATCCGTCATTGATGTTATGAAGCCTAAAACAACGTGGCAAGATGAAGTTTTTCTCGCAGAGCATTGCAAAGAACGTTTTTTGACCGTTGAAGATATCCCAGAGATGAAAAGCTGCGGTGTCTATATGGGTGGCATGGCGAAGCTGTATGACGCGTATTGGGTTGAGCGTGAATCTGTGAATGTTCATACGTTGATTTTTACTCAAGAAGGAGGCGGAATACTCACCACCTCAACCTCGGTACAAGCCATCACGCCATACACGCTTGTGGTTCTGCCTGCGGGAACGTCATTTCGCTTCGAGCTTGATCCTCAATACAATTATTGGAAAATGGCGTGGATGCTGACGCCTGATACATTGCAATGGCAACATATTGCGGGCTTGGGTCAGAGTATTGTGCCTTTCGGAGAGTGCGAACAGGTTTGGTCGCTGATGAACTTGATTCACTTTGAAATTGGCGGCCGTGCAAGTTATAGAAAACTCCTCATGAGCGAGATCATTCGAACCCTAACGGGGTTTGAGCCTAAATCGACCAACACCACAGCGCGTGTTCAAGCGTTATACAACGAAATCGAAAGTAGTCTGCATTTAACGTGGACAGTGGCAGGTATGGCGGAGCGGGTGTTTATCAGTGAAGAACAGCTAAACCGAGTGACTAAATTACTGTTTAACGTTTCCCCTCGTAGCAAGTTGATCCAGCTTAGAATGGACAAAGCGACCAGTTTGTTGAAACATCAAGATTGGTCGGTGTCGATGATTGCCAATCGATTAGGCTACAAAGATCCTTATAATTTCTCACATCGTTTCAAAAAGCATTTTGGGCTGTCACCAAGTCAATACCGAAAGAGTCACCGAGTCACAAGTTAA
- a CDS encoding MFS transporter, whose protein sequence is MENVQPPTRITVPVIALSFYAIASGYLMSSLPLMLSEYGLDSSLSSWLASAFYAGLLAGTLLIERAIARIGHKDAFVMALSIFISTIIVLPMLPHQTIWLLARFVAGVSVAGIFVIVESWLMSGEESQRAKRLAIYMCSLYGGSAIGQLGIGYLGITGGVPFIAIFTLLFGAIIVLIYGQATPPPIHDAQSLSFKQVSKLSHSALIGCIVSGLTLGAIYGLMPVELAQRNISQSDIGSLMALVIMGGMAVQPMVTWLSRYVGQVLLMALFSLLGVASIAALTMNHELQMLGMSLFVLGMATFALYPIAINLGCRNLNPSYLVSVTQIMLLCYSIGSVAGPLVADSFMDSQAGLFTYLFASLLATTIYMLMASLKRSPLQIAGE, encoded by the coding sequence TTGGAAAACGTTCAACCACCAACTCGCATCACCGTTCCGGTTATTGCGCTGTCTTTTTACGCGATCGCTTCAGGCTACTTAATGAGCTCACTACCATTAATGCTTTCTGAGTATGGCCTAGACAGTAGTTTATCGAGTTGGCTGGCGAGTGCATTCTATGCGGGTCTACTGGCTGGTACGTTATTGATTGAACGTGCAATTGCTCGTATTGGTCACAAAGACGCATTTGTGATGGCACTGAGCATTTTCATCTCTACAATCATTGTGTTACCAATGCTTCCACACCAAACAATATGGTTACTTGCTCGCTTTGTCGCAGGTGTTTCTGTGGCAGGCATTTTCGTGATCGTTGAATCTTGGTTAATGAGCGGTGAAGAGTCACAACGAGCAAAACGCTTAGCTATCTATATGTGTTCACTCTATGGTGGCTCGGCTATTGGTCAGCTTGGCATTGGTTACCTAGGGATTACAGGCGGTGTCCCTTTCATCGCAATTTTCACCCTGTTGTTTGGGGCAATCATTGTATTAATATACGGACAAGCGACACCACCACCGATCCACGATGCGCAGTCTTTGTCTTTTAAGCAAGTCAGCAAGTTGAGCCACAGCGCTCTAATTGGTTGTATCGTATCGGGCCTAACGCTAGGCGCGATTTATGGCTTGATGCCTGTTGAGCTAGCTCAGCGCAACATTTCTCAATCTGACATTGGAAGCTTAATGGCTTTGGTTATTATGGGGGGTATGGCTGTTCAGCCTATGGTGACTTGGTTATCACGTTATGTAGGTCAAGTTCTGTTGATGGCTTTGTTCAGCTTACTCGGTGTCGCGAGCATTGCTGCATTGACTATGAATCACGAGCTTCAAATGTTAGGCATGAGCTTGTTTGTGTTGGGGATGGCGACATTTGCCCTTTACCCTATAGCAATTAACTTAGGTTGCCGTAACTTAAACCCAAGCTATCTGGTTTCAGTGACTCAAATCATGCTGCTTTGTTACAGCATTGGTTCGGTTGCAGGCCCACTAGTAGCAGACAGCTTCATGGATTCACAAGCAGGTCTATTTACTTACCTATTTGCGTCTCTGCTTGCGACAACTATTTACATGCTTATGGCGAGCCTCAAACGCTCTCCTCTTCAAATCGCAGGCGAGTAA
- a CDS encoding GMC family oxidoreductase has product MDSYDFIVVGGGSAGCVMASRLSEDPNVTVCLLEAGGKDTSPFIHTPVGVVAMMPTKLNNWAFETVEQPGLNGRKGYQPRGKTLGGSSSINAMMYARGHRYDYDTWESLGNAGWNYESCLPYFKKAENNEVHQDEYHGQGGPLNVANLRSPSPMLERYLTACESIGVPRNEDINGAAQFGAMPTQVTQLNGERCSAAKAYLTPNLSRTNLTVVTKATTHKVLFEGKKAVGVEYGSNGKRYQIRSNKEVILSAGAFGSPQLLLLSGVGAEAELETHGIEQVHELPGVGKNLQDHIDLVHSYKCSEKRETFGISLQMASEMTKALPLWHKERRGKMSSNFAEGIGFLCSEEHIAVPDLEFVFVVAVVDDHARKIHTSHGFTSHVTLLRPKSIGTVMLNSSDPYDPPKIDPAFFSHPEDMEIMIKGWKKQYQMLESSAFDDIRGNAFYPVDASDDKAIEQDIRNRADTQYHPVGTCKMGPSSDSLAVVDKDLKVYGLDNLRVIDASVMPTLIGANTNAPTIMIAEKVADQIKQQYGLGKQESSIQEKGEAVV; this is encoded by the coding sequence ATGGATAGTTATGATTTTATTGTTGTTGGCGGAGGTTCGGCTGGGTGTGTGATGGCTTCTCGGTTGTCGGAAGATCCTAATGTGACGGTTTGCTTGTTAGAAGCGGGCGGTAAAGACACGAGCCCCTTTATTCACACACCCGTTGGCGTGGTCGCGATGATGCCAACCAAACTCAATAATTGGGCATTCGAAACGGTTGAACAGCCGGGTTTGAACGGTCGTAAAGGCTACCAACCAAGGGGAAAGACACTTGGCGGGTCTAGCTCTATCAATGCAATGATGTATGCCCGTGGGCACCGCTACGACTACGACACATGGGAAAGCTTAGGTAATGCTGGCTGGAACTATGAATCGTGTCTGCCTTACTTTAAAAAAGCAGAGAATAACGAAGTCCACCAAGATGAATATCACGGCCAAGGTGGTCCTCTTAATGTGGCTAACCTTCGATCTCCAAGCCCTATGTTGGAACGTTATTTAACGGCGTGTGAATCGATAGGTGTGCCTCGTAATGAGGATATTAACGGTGCTGCTCAGTTTGGGGCGATGCCGACGCAGGTAACACAGCTGAATGGCGAACGATGCAGTGCTGCCAAGGCTTACTTAACGCCAAACCTTTCACGAACGAATCTCACGGTCGTTACTAAAGCCACCACACATAAGGTCTTGTTTGAAGGCAAGAAGGCGGTCGGCGTTGAATATGGCTCTAACGGAAAGCGTTATCAAATACGTTCTAACAAAGAGGTGATTCTATCTGCTGGCGCGTTTGGTTCTCCGCAATTGCTGTTACTGTCGGGTGTCGGTGCTGAAGCTGAACTAGAGACGCATGGCATCGAACAAGTTCATGAATTACCTGGAGTGGGAAAGAACCTTCAAGACCATATCGACTTAGTGCACTCGTACAAATGCAGTGAAAAGCGTGAAACCTTCGGCATCTCGCTGCAAATGGCCTCTGAAATGACCAAAGCCTTACCGCTATGGCACAAAGAACGCCGCGGTAAGATGAGCAGCAATTTTGCAGAGGGGATAGGCTTTCTCTGTTCCGAAGAGCATATCGCTGTGCCGGATTTAGAGTTTGTATTTGTGGTCGCTGTTGTAGATGACCACGCCAGAAAAATACATACCAGTCATGGGTTTACCTCTCACGTCACCTTACTACGACCGAAAAGCATAGGAACCGTGATGCTCAATAGCAGTGATCCCTATGATCCGCCTAAGATCGATCCTGCGTTTTTCAGTCATCCTGAAGATATGGAGATCATGATTAAGGGTTGGAAGAAGCAGTATCAAATGTTAGAGAGTTCCGCGTTTGATGATATCCGTGGCAACGCTTTCTACCCCGTAGACGCCAGTGATGACAAGGCTATCGAGCAAGATATTCGCAACCGTGCAGACACACAATATCACCCGGTGGGTACCTGTAAAATGGGACCTAGTAGCGATTCATTAGCAGTGGTGGACAAAGATCTCAAAGTTTATGGATTGGATAATTTGAGAGTCATTGATGCTTCTGTGATGCCGACACTGATTGGGGCAAACACCAATGCACCAACCATTATGATTGCCGAGAAAGTCGCAGACCAGATCAAACAGCAATACGGATTAGGTAAGCAAGAATCTAGTATTCAAGAGAAAGGCGAAGCTGTGGTTTAA
- the trxC gene encoding thioredoxin TrxC translates to MSTFNTRCPSCNGVNRVPSERISESPTCGKCKTALLDGAPIEGTSLNFQSILNSSQPVVVDFWATWCNPCVGFAPVFSDVAKERSGDVRFVKIDTEAQQQLAAMYQIRSIPTVMVFKDGKRVDTINGALPKGQFDQWLNQALAK, encoded by the coding sequence ATGTCTACATTCAACACACGCTGCCCTTCTTGTAATGGCGTAAACCGAGTTCCTTCAGAAAGAATTTCAGAAAGCCCAACTTGTGGTAAGTGCAAAACAGCACTGCTCGATGGCGCTCCTATCGAGGGAACGTCACTTAATTTTCAATCTATCTTGAACAGTTCACAACCTGTGGTTGTCGATTTCTGGGCGACATGGTGCAACCCATGTGTTGGCTTTGCGCCAGTGTTCAGTGACGTTGCAAAAGAACGCTCTGGAGATGTTCGATTCGTTAAGATTGATACTGAAGCTCAGCAGCAGCTCGCAGCAATGTATCAAATCAGAAGCATTCCGACCGTGATGGTGTTTAAAGACGGTAAACGTGTCGATACGATTAACGGTGCACTGCCAAAAGGTCAATTTGATCAGTGGCTTAATCAAGCACTAGCTAAGTAA
- a CDS encoding ketoacyl-ACP synthase III, translated as MTKFYAEITGWGKCLPPAVLSNDDLSTFIDTSDEWIRTRTGIENRRISHVNTSELATVAAKHAMACAGLAAEDIDLVIIATCSPDSLIPNTASKVQQNLGIKSAAAFDLNAACTGFIYGVETATRLIQAGNYRNAIVVGAERLSFFIDWTKRDTAVLFGDGAGAVVLSRTEEQVGLQEAQIGCDAEGRDILAVPKFGTSMDRFAADNGYWDFDFVGKEIFKRAVKGMGAAAHTVLSRTGISTDNIDVVIPHQANIRIIQTLCDMAGIDREKAFVNIQNYGNTSAATVPIALCESLEQGFVKPNDNILVAAFGAGLTWGAGHIKWGSRVEPLGQSDAKLPEADKSALELLERAILHCKTRPNSENE; from the coding sequence ATGACAAAATTTTACGCCGAAATTACTGGCTGGGGAAAGTGTCTGCCACCAGCCGTGCTGTCCAATGATGATCTAAGCACTTTCATTGATACGTCTGACGAGTGGATTCGAACTCGAACTGGTATCGAAAACCGTCGTATCAGTCATGTAAATACCTCTGAGCTAGCGACTGTTGCTGCGAAACATGCCATGGCGTGTGCTGGTCTAGCGGCTGAAGACATCGACCTAGTTATCATCGCGACGTGCAGCCCAGACTCACTGATCCCAAACACTGCATCTAAGGTTCAACAGAACCTAGGCATTAAAAGCGCAGCGGCTTTCGACCTTAACGCTGCGTGTACTGGCTTCATTTACGGTGTTGAAACGGCGACTCGACTGATTCAAGCGGGTAACTACCGCAATGCGATCGTTGTAGGCGCAGAACGCCTGTCATTCTTCATTGATTGGACCAAGCGTGATACCGCGGTTCTTTTCGGTGATGGCGCTGGCGCTGTGGTTCTATCTCGCACCGAAGAACAAGTTGGCTTACAAGAAGCGCAAATCGGTTGTGACGCAGAGGGCCGTGACATTCTAGCAGTACCAAAATTCGGTACATCTATGGACCGCTTTGCTGCTGATAACGGTTACTGGGACTTTGATTTCGTTGGTAAAGAGATCTTCAAGCGTGCAGTGAAAGGCATGGGCGCAGCGGCACACACAGTGTTGAGCCGCACAGGTATCTCAACCGACAACATCGACGTTGTGATCCCGCACCAAGCGAACATCCGAATCATTCAAACTCTGTGTGATATGGCGGGTATCGATCGTGAGAAAGCGTTTGTTAACATCCAAAATTACGGCAACACATCCGCAGCGACTGTGCCAATCGCATTGTGTGAATCGCTAGAGCAAGGTTTCGTTAAGCCTAACGACAACATTCTTGTTGCAGCATTTGGTGCGGGTTTAACGTGGGGTGCTGGCCACATTAAGTGGGGCAGCCGCGTTGAACCGTTAGGTCAATCGGATGCTAAGCTTCCGGAAGCTGATAAATCTGCTTTAGAGCTTCTAGAAAGAGCCATTTTACACTGTAAAACGCGTCCTAATTCTGAGAACGAATAG
- a CDS encoding GNAT family N-acetyltransferase encodes MTEADLDVAALVHQSAFVRQKNSRYWLQCNLNASPRFLNFVVESEGEVVGYIIWVQKSGFRPEAVLELEQLAVLTTAQGKGLGKKLILDSLPQVKQKLAEQGSMLKHVLVTTRADNFAQKLYQSTLGAEVETTISNLYSADEVLMIARNVGERI; translated from the coding sequence ATGACAGAAGCCGATCTCGATGTGGCGGCTTTGGTTCATCAATCTGCCTTTGTTCGACAGAAAAACTCACGATATTGGTTACAATGTAACTTAAACGCTTCACCACGATTTCTTAACTTTGTTGTTGAAAGCGAAGGTGAAGTTGTTGGTTACATTATTTGGGTGCAGAAAAGCGGGTTTAGACCTGAAGCTGTTTTAGAACTAGAGCAACTTGCCGTGTTAACAACTGCGCAGGGGAAAGGATTGGGCAAAAAGCTGATTCTGGACTCCTTGCCGCAAGTGAAACAGAAGCTAGCAGAGCAAGGATCGATGCTAAAACATGTGCTAGTGACGACCAGAGCGGATAACTTTGCACAAAAGCTCTATCAGTCGACATTAGGCGCTGAAGTCGAAACTACGATTTCAAACCTGTACTCTGCTGATGAAGTGCTTATGATAGCTCGTAATGTAGGTGAGCGAATCTGA
- a CDS encoding glycosyltransferase family 4 protein: protein MKKVLAIGYVWPEPNSSAAGSHMMSLLRLFKRQGWSVEFATPAQETEHMIDLSEEGITSQSIQLNCDSFDQYIEELQPDVVMFDRFMMEEQFGWRVEKVCPNAFKLLDTEDLQFLRNARHEAVKKETELTKAHLYSDLAKREIAAILRCDLSLIISSYEMELLQSEFNIDPKLLHHLPFMVDLNTLPVSTKSFEERRHFMTIGNFRHAPNWDAVLQLQKIWLKIRKQLPDTELHIYGSYPPPKATALHNPKTGFHIKGWAKDAQEVMEQARVCVAPLRFGAGIKGKLLDAMKLQTPNVTSEIGSEGMLPQGELQWPGAVADDIDEFVEQAVALYNDEEKWLKAQSQCHSILEAHYEQNQLGDKLIERLIALDSELESHRLDNFFGSMLKHHSMASTKYMSQWIAEKNKIK, encoded by the coding sequence TTGAAGAAAGTTTTAGCAATTGGCTACGTTTGGCCAGAACCGAATTCATCGGCGGCTGGCAGCCACATGATGTCTCTTTTACGTCTATTTAAGAGACAAGGTTGGTCAGTTGAATTTGCAACGCCAGCTCAAGAAACCGAGCACATGATCGATCTCTCTGAAGAGGGCATCACGAGCCAATCTATTCAGCTAAATTGCGATAGCTTTGACCAGTACATCGAAGAGTTGCAGCCTGATGTTGTTATGTTTGACCGTTTCATGATGGAAGAACAATTTGGCTGGCGCGTTGAGAAGGTATGCCCGAATGCCTTTAAGCTACTGGATACTGAAGATTTACAGTTCCTACGCAATGCTCGTCATGAAGCTGTTAAGAAAGAAACGGAATTGACCAAAGCACATTTGTACAGCGATTTAGCTAAACGTGAAATTGCCGCTATTCTGCGCTGTGATCTTTCGTTGATCATTTCAAGTTACGAGATGGAACTGCTTCAATCCGAGTTCAATATCGACCCCAAACTGCTTCATCACTTGCCGTTCATGGTTGATCTTAATACGCTTCCGGTAAGCACGAAAAGCTTTGAAGAACGTAGGCATTTCATGACGATAGGTAACTTTAGACATGCGCCTAACTGGGATGCTGTACTTCAGTTACAAAAGATTTGGCTGAAGATTCGCAAACAGCTGCCTGACACTGAACTTCATATTTACGGATCTTACCCACCGCCGAAAGCCACGGCTTTGCACAACCCTAAAACTGGTTTCCATATCAAAGGTTGGGCGAAAGATGCTCAAGAAGTGATGGAGCAAGCTCGAGTGTGTGTCGCGCCACTGCGTTTTGGTGCGGGCATTAAAGGTAAGTTGCTTGATGCAATGAAGCTGCAAACTCCAAACGTGACCAGTGAAATTGGTAGTGAAGGCATGTTGCCGCAAGGTGAGTTGCAATGGCCGGGCGCGGTTGCAGACGATATCGACGAGTTTGTTGAACAAGCTGTTGCTCTTTATAACGATGAAGAGAAGTGGCTCAAGGCTCAAAGTCAGTGTCATTCAATTCTTGAAGCGCACTATGAACAGAATCAACTGGGCGATAAATTGATCGAGCGTTTGATTGCGTTAGACTCCGAGCTTGAGTCTCATCGGCTGGATAACTTCTTTGGTTCGATGCTTAAGCACCACAGCATGGCAAGTACTAAGTACATGTCGCAGTGGATTGCTGAGAAGAACAAGATTAAATAA
- a CDS encoding YeeE/YedE family protein, translated as MLSLIPWDAFFGGILLGVSAIVLMLGIGRVAGISGIVSRLLPIGTSNKERKDADTANTEKHWRLAFVVGMVASGWLLIPTGYQLPQLKEINAAVVIIAGLLVGFGTKVANGCTSGHGIVGMARLSKRSIVATCVFMGVAMATVLVKNLIGLGA; from the coding sequence GTGCTTAGTTTGATTCCTTGGGATGCTTTTTTCGGTGGCATTTTGTTAGGCGTGTCGGCCATTGTTTTAATGTTGGGGATTGGTCGAGTTGCTGGTATTAGTGGCATTGTCAGCCGACTATTGCCAATTGGCACCAGTAATAAAGAACGTAAAGACGCGGATACAGCAAACACCGAAAAACATTGGCGACTTGCTTTTGTTGTCGGAATGGTCGCGAGCGGTTGGTTATTGATTCCAACGGGCTACCAACTTCCTCAATTAAAAGAGATCAACGCCGCAGTGGTTATCATAGCCGGCCTTTTGGTGGGCTTCGGCACTAAGGTTGCAAATGGCTGTACGAGCGGCCATGGCATTGTGGGAATGGCACGTTTGTCTAAACGTTCAATTGTCGCGACTTGTGTGTTTATGGGTGTGGCAATGGCAACTGTGTTGGTTAAGAATCTGATTGGTTTGGGGGCGTAA
- a CDS encoding YeeE/YedE family protein yields the protein MKNSSFTIVIGLLAGLLFGAGMIISGMVDPNKVLGFLDITGDWDISLAFVMGGALLVFAPFYHLVIKKRSQAVNGEPLDSRNNPLIDRKLILGSTAFGLGWGIAGFCPGPAVTSLSGGNPTVWLFVLSMLVGMWLAGRTNKTF from the coding sequence ATGAAAAACTCTTCGTTTACTATCGTTATTGGCTTGCTCGCAGGTCTTCTTTTCGGCGCTGGCATGATCATTTCAGGCATGGTTGATCCAAACAAAGTACTTGGCTTTTTAGACATTACAGGCGACTGGGATATCAGCTTGGCATTCGTCATGGGTGGCGCGTTATTGGTGTTCGCTCCGTTTTATCATTTGGTCATTAAAAAGCGCTCTCAAGCGGTCAATGGCGAACCGTTAGATAGCCGTAACAACCCGCTAATCGACAGAAAGCTGATTCTAGGTTCAACTGCCTTTGGTTTAGGTTGGGGGATTGCAGGCTTTTGCCCGGGGCCTGCAGTAACCAGCCTTAGTGGCGGTAACCCAACGGTATGGCTGTTCGTCTTAAGCATGCTGGTGGGAATGTGGCTGGCGGGACGTACGAATAAAACCTTCTAG
- a CDS encoding endonuclease/exonuclease/phosphatase family protein: MKRLQKWIMLACLLSSQTFAEPLTISSWNIEWLSTNEAVNKFSAQRDQADFDKLEEYFQSLDADVVAFQEVDDVNAIQRIAGDQYKILMSDRALPENSNHQFKEVNQYTGFAVRRGITLTDYADFLLESSANSKLRFASYMVVETESKPIYMLSVHLKAGCSGAYKSNRDCSRLKDQAQQLNKWIQQRERNGQDYAILGDFNHNLSYSRDWMWKDMTQNTDAQLATRKTRSDCKVRSNRNNHRTHQFRSVIDHIVVSKSLNASPAKQKVFETQDVLDYKLSDHCPVSTTINK, translated from the coding sequence ATGAAACGACTTCAAAAGTGGATAATGTTAGCTTGCTTACTCAGTAGCCAGACATTTGCTGAACCTTTGACCATATCCAGTTGGAATATCGAATGGTTATCAACCAACGAGGCTGTGAATAAGTTTTCTGCCCAACGTGATCAAGCTGATTTCGACAAACTTGAAGAATACTTTCAATCCTTAGATGCGGATGTGGTCGCCTTTCAAGAAGTCGACGACGTAAATGCCATTCAGCGCATCGCCGGCGATCAATACAAGATATTGATGTCTGACCGAGCATTACCCGAAAACAGTAACCATCAGTTCAAAGAAGTGAACCAATACACAGGGTTCGCGGTTCGTAGAGGAATCACACTCACCGACTACGCTGACTTTCTTCTGGAGTCGAGTGCTAACAGCAAGCTTAGGTTTGCCAGTTACATGGTCGTAGAAACGGAAAGCAAGCCGATTTACATGTTGTCTGTGCATTTAAAGGCGGGTTGCAGCGGCGCTTACAAGTCGAACCGCGATTGTTCAAGACTCAAAGACCAAGCACAACAACTCAATAAGTGGATTCAGCAAAGAGAAAGAAACGGTCAGGATTACGCGATACTAGGCGATTTCAACCATAACCTATCCTACTCAAGAGATTGGATGTGGAAAGATATGACGCAAAATACCGATGCTCAGTTGGCAACAAGAAAAACTCGATCAGATTGTAAGGTACGATCTAACCGCAATAACCATCGCACGCACCAGTTCCGCTCTGTGATTGATCATATTGTAGTGAGTAAGTCGCTAAATGCTTCTCCTGCAAAGCAGAAGGTATTTGAAACGCAGGATGTGCTTGATTACAAACTTAGCGACCATTGCCCAGTTTCAACAACGATCAACAAGTAG